The following proteins come from a genomic window of Nocardioides albertanoniae:
- a CDS encoding VOC family protein yields MDISIHVTFLPHTDPEASLAFYRDTLGFELRKDVGYENMRWLTLGPADRPDSNIVLYPPNADPGVSDEEGKVVLEMMAKGTFASIMLATPDVDATFAQIQGSLEASGAEVMQEPTDQDWGQRDCAFRDPAGNTVRMQQVK; encoded by the coding sequence ATGGACATCAGCATTCACGTCACCTTCCTTCCGCACACCGACCCCGAGGCCTCGCTGGCCTTCTACCGCGACACGCTCGGCTTCGAGCTCCGCAAGGACGTCGGCTACGAGAACATGCGCTGGCTCACCCTCGGCCCCGCCGACCGGCCCGACTCCAACATCGTGCTCTACCCGCCGAACGCCGACCCCGGCGTCAGCGACGAGGAGGGCAAGGTCGTGCTCGAGATGATGGCGAAGGGCACCTTCGCCTCGATCATGCTCGCCACACCGGACGTCGACGCCACCTTCGCGCAGATCCAGGGATCGCTCGAGGCGAGCGGGGCCGAGGTGATGCAGGAGCCCACCGACCAGGACTGGGGCCAGCGCGACTGCGCCTTCCGCGACCCGGCCGGCAACACCGTCCGCATGCAGCAGGTCAAGTAG
- a CDS encoding response regulator: MSATHPSTAGGAGRPISVALVDDQPLVRMGLATMIGAEPDLDIVGEASDGSAALPMLRRTRPDVVLCDIRMPVLDGLGMLEQVTRDAALADVRVVMLTTFELDEYVFEALRLGASGFLLKDAEPTALLDAIRVVAEGGSLLAPTVTKRVIEEFGSSRRAANPHPRLGDLTEREREMVAWVATGRSNTEIAAELVVSPDTVRTHVSRAMVKLHARDRAQLVVFAIESGLKV, translated from the coding sequence ATGAGCGCAACCCACCCCTCGACCGCAGGCGGGGCCGGTCGGCCGATCAGCGTCGCCCTCGTCGACGACCAGCCGCTGGTGCGCATGGGCCTGGCCACGATGATCGGCGCCGAGCCCGACCTGGACATCGTCGGCGAGGCCTCCGACGGCAGCGCCGCGCTGCCGATGCTGCGGCGCACGCGCCCCGACGTGGTGCTGTGCGACATCCGGATGCCGGTCCTCGACGGGCTCGGCATGCTCGAGCAGGTCACTCGCGACGCCGCCCTGGCCGACGTACGCGTGGTGATGTTGACGACCTTCGAGCTCGACGAGTACGTCTTCGAGGCTCTCCGGCTGGGGGCGAGCGGGTTCCTGCTCAAGGACGCCGAGCCGACCGCGCTGCTCGACGCGATCCGGGTCGTCGCGGAGGGCGGCTCGCTGCTGGCGCCGACCGTGACCAAGCGGGTCATCGAGGAGTTTGGGTCCTCACGACGGGCGGCCAACCCGCACCCACGGCTGGGCGACCTCACCGAACGCGAGCGGGAGATGGTCGCCTGGGTCGCGACCGGACGCTCCAACACCGAGATCGCCGCCGAGCTCGTGGTCAGCCCCGACACCGTACGCACCCACGTCTCGCGGGCGATGGTGAAGCTGCATGCTCGCGACCGTGCTCAGCTGGTCGTCTTCGCGATCGAGTCCGGCCTGAAGGTCTAA
- a CDS encoding helix-turn-helix transcriptional regulator, with amino-acid sequence MTTQAGGGPGEKQGQEQRLRDLKLLRQVKDRIDREYAQPLDVEALARGAHMSAGHLSREFKKAYGEPPYSYLMTRRVERAMTLLRRGDLSVTDICFEVGFSSLGTFSTRFTELVGMSPSRYRQGAIAGEAGLPPCVSKQVTRPIRRTSIRNREATAPDPA; translated from the coding sequence GTGACGACGCAAGCCGGCGGTGGGCCCGGTGAGAAGCAGGGCCAGGAGCAACGGCTGCGTGATCTCAAGCTGCTGCGGCAGGTCAAGGACCGCATCGATCGTGAGTACGCCCAGCCGCTCGACGTGGAGGCGCTCGCGCGCGGGGCGCACATGTCGGCCGGACACCTGAGCCGGGAGTTCAAGAAGGCCTACGGCGAGCCGCCGTACTCCTATCTGATGACCCGTCGCGTGGAGCGGGCGATGACGCTGCTTCGACGTGGCGACCTCAGCGTCACCGATATCTGCTTCGAGGTCGGGTTCTCCTCGCTGGGCACGTTCTCGACCCGGTTCACCGAGCTCGTCGGGATGTCACCGAGCCGCTATCGCCAGGGGGCGATCGCCGGTGAGGCCGGGCTCCCGCCGTGCGTCTCCAAACAGGTCACCAGACCGATCCGACGGACGTCGATCAGGAATCGAGAAGCGACGGCCCCCGACCCTGCCTAA
- a CDS encoding MetQ/NlpA family ABC transporter substrate-binding protein, whose amino-acid sequence MSTNTPEPTPLIEAPKSKLPLIIGIVVAAAVVIGGLAFFLTRDDSAGGGDLKKVTLGVVGADDPYWKTYQKAAREEGIDLEVKNFGDYNQPNPAVSEGELDLNQFQHIIFLADYNVQNDDDLIALGSTATYPLGLYSSKHKSLDEIGAGDTVIVPDDETNQARGLVLLQKEGLIKLTDGGTPFSTVKQVDPSSKVEVKAVQASITASSLPDVDAAIINNDFVEDAGLKFEDALATDDPSDPKALPYVNIFAARADDADNATYKKLVKIFQSDKDVQRGVDEASGNTAELVKIPVEDLQKSLEDTEKQVRDAR is encoded by the coding sequence GTGTCGACCAACACGCCTGAGCCCACCCCGCTCATCGAGGCTCCCAAGTCCAAGCTCCCGCTGATCATCGGGATCGTCGTGGCCGCCGCCGTCGTCATCGGCGGCCTGGCCTTCTTCCTGACCCGCGACGACAGTGCCGGCGGCGGCGACCTGAAGAAGGTCACCCTCGGCGTCGTCGGCGCCGACGACCCCTACTGGAAGACCTACCAGAAGGCGGCCCGCGAGGAGGGCATCGACCTGGAGGTCAAGAACTTCGGCGACTACAACCAGCCCAACCCGGCGGTGTCGGAGGGCGAGCTCGACCTCAACCAGTTCCAGCACATCATCTTCCTGGCCGACTACAACGTGCAGAACGACGATGACCTCATCGCCCTCGGATCCACGGCGACCTACCCGCTGGGGCTCTACTCCTCCAAGCACAAGAGCCTCGACGAGATCGGGGCCGGCGACACCGTGATCGTCCCCGACGACGAGACCAACCAGGCTCGCGGCCTGGTCCTGCTGCAGAAGGAGGGGCTGATCAAGCTCACCGACGGCGGCACGCCGTTCAGCACCGTCAAGCAGGTCGACCCCTCATCGAAGGTCGAGGTCAAGGCCGTCCAGGCCTCGATCACCGCCTCCTCGCTCCCCGACGTCGACGCGGCGATCATCAACAACGACTTCGTCGAGGACGCCGGACTCAAGTTCGAGGACGCGCTCGCGACCGACGACCCCTCGGACCCGAAGGCACTCCCCTACGTCAACATCTTCGCCGCCCGTGCCGACGACGCCGACAACGCGACGTACAAGAAGCTCGTCAAGATCTTCCAGAGCGACAAGGACGTCCAGAGGGGTGTCGACGAGGCCTCCGGCAACACCGCCGAGCTGGTCAAGATCCCGGTCGAGGACCTGCAGAAGTCGCTCGAGGACACCGAGAAGCAGGTCCGCGATGCGCGATAG
- a CDS encoding ABC transporter permease, which translates to MNALKALANSTAAELLRVRKWSAVWVIVGAWLALSLSFGYAFNYVAYKTGDDNFAGDGASKAQLLGELMPASIPDVIVSGLPMFGGALAMVVGALVAGNGFGWGTWKTVFTQGPSRFASVGGSLVAVTVFIFAMMAATLALCAGVSILIAVTEGEAITMPGLVELAQSFGAGFLVLEMWALIGVLVGVLAKGPALAVGLGLVWSLVVENLLRGVGNLLSGIEAVTNALPGTAGGSLAGAIIGGPNGTPGVLDAISGERALLTVAAYVVVAAAGAVVVMRRRDLA; encoded by the coding sequence ATGAACGCCCTGAAAGCATTGGCGAACAGCACCGCAGCCGAGCTGCTGCGGGTGCGCAAGTGGTCGGCAGTCTGGGTGATCGTCGGCGCCTGGCTGGCGCTGTCGCTCTCCTTCGGCTACGCCTTCAACTACGTCGCCTACAAGACCGGCGACGACAACTTCGCCGGCGACGGCGCCTCGAAGGCCCAGCTGCTCGGCGAGCTGATGCCGGCCTCGATCCCCGACGTCATCGTGAGCGGCCTGCCGATGTTCGGCGGTGCTCTGGCGATGGTGGTCGGCGCTCTGGTCGCCGGGAACGGCTTCGGCTGGGGCACCTGGAAGACGGTCTTCACCCAGGGGCCGAGCAGGTTCGCCTCGGTCGGCGGCTCGCTGGTCGCGGTGACCGTGTTCATCTTCGCGATGATGGCGGCGACCCTGGCGTTGTGTGCCGGTGTCTCGATCCTGATCGCGGTGACCGAGGGCGAGGCCATCACGATGCCGGGGCTGGTCGAGCTGGCGCAGTCGTTCGGTGCCGGCTTCCTGGTGCTGGAGATGTGGGCCCTGATCGGCGTGCTGGTCGGCGTGCTCGCCAAGGGCCCGGCGCTCGCCGTCGGCCTGGGGCTGGTGTGGTCGCTGGTGGTGGAGAACCTGCTGCGCGGCGTCGGCAACCTGCTCTCCGGCATCGAGGCAGTGACCAACGCGCTTCCCGGCACCGCCGGCGGGTCGCTGGCCGGTGCGATCATCGGCGGGCCGAACGGCACCCCGGGCGTGCTCGATGCGATCTCCGGCGAGCGGGCGCTGCTCACCGTCGCGGCGTACGTCGTCGTGGCAGCCGCTGGGGCAGTCGTGGTCATGCGGCGACGGGACCTTGCCTGA
- a CDS encoding methionine ABC transporter ATP-binding protein: MTQEATVAEPLVRLRNVTKTYPAARGRDTVHAVDDVDLDVAAGDVQAIVGYSGAGKSTLVRLLNGLEPATSGSIQVGGTELVGLSERKLREIRRDIGMIFQQFNLFESRTVWGNLAYPLQVAGVGKAEQQRRISELLHFVGLPDKAHTYPRNLSGGQKQRVGIARALTTKPSLLLADEATSALDPETTHEVLRLLKRVNEEFGTTIVAITHEMEVVRELADHVAVMENGRVVESGAVYDVFSAPRKAVTRRFVGTVVDDEPDAEALAALRSRHPGRFVKLELREGGPRQTDIFAVLHQRGVAFELVFGGIEEIQGATFGNLTLALDGPAAEVTDAVRELAALVTTKEL, encoded by the coding sequence GTGACGCAGGAGGCCACCGTTGCGGAGCCGCTCGTGCGGCTCCGCAACGTCACCAAGACATATCCCGCGGCGCGCGGACGCGACACGGTCCACGCGGTCGACGACGTCGACCTCGACGTGGCCGCCGGCGACGTCCAGGCGATCGTCGGCTACTCCGGCGCCGGCAAGTCCACCCTGGTACGCCTCCTCAACGGTCTCGAGCCAGCCACCTCGGGCTCGATCCAGGTCGGCGGCACCGAGCTGGTCGGCCTGAGTGAGCGCAAGCTGCGCGAGATCCGTCGAGACATCGGGATGATCTTCCAGCAGTTCAACCTCTTCGAGTCACGCACGGTCTGGGGCAACCTCGCCTATCCGCTGCAGGTCGCCGGTGTCGGCAAGGCCGAGCAGCAGCGCCGCATCTCCGAGCTGCTCCACTTCGTCGGCCTGCCCGACAAGGCCCACACCTACCCGCGCAACCTCTCCGGCGGGCAGAAGCAGCGGGTCGGCATCGCGCGGGCGTTGACCACGAAACCCTCGCTGCTGCTGGCCGACGAGGCCACCAGCGCGCTCGACCCGGAGACCACCCACGAGGTGCTGCGCCTCCTGAAGCGGGTCAACGAGGAGTTCGGCACCACCATCGTGGCGATCACCCATGAGATGGAGGTCGTGCGCGAGCTCGCCGACCACGTCGCGGTGATGGAGAACGGCCGGGTCGTCGAGTCCGGAGCCGTCTACGACGTCTTCTCGGCTCCTCGCAAGGCCGTCACCAGGCGCTTCGTCGGCACCGTCGTCGACGACGAGCCCGACGCCGAAGCGCTCGCCGCGCTCCGGTCGCGCCATCCGGGGCGGTTCGTGAAGCTCGAGCTGCGCGAGGGCGGTCCACGCCAGACCGACATCTTCGCCGTGCTGCACCAGCGCGGGGTCGCCTTCGAGCTCGTCTTCGGCGGCATCGAGGAGATCCAGGGCGCCACCTTCGGCAATCTCACCCTGGCGCTCGACGGCCCCGCGGCAGAGGTCACCGATGCCGTACGCGAGCTGGCCGCCCTCGTCACCACCAAGGAGCTGTGA
- a CDS encoding sensor histidine kinase: protein MSRIRRHWLPWLVVVAEVVGSLGSNSQADTRGPAVLGALLALLAVLPVVLQRPPAWMPAASAAFAATYFVAGYAEGPIFIAVPAVTFAVGLSLRTRLWIVWAAAGAALVAAGVMLRPNGPHLGGGPGPWGPGAGPAGDLTVWQAFGQVALIAACGAVASALRSRNEARAQRQRRVVSEERVRMAADLHDGVGHGLAVIAMQAGAALHVLDRDPEAARRNLEAIRAESKESLDLLRRQLARMTDAATTAGPRAPEHGLADVRALVERVRTGGLEVSLRIDAPEVTPDAERAVYAVIQEGLTNVLRHAEATRAEVVVQVSGADLVVTVGDDGRGSSTGDGAGMGLAGMRSRVEALGGTLEASPRPRGFRLRASIPLAGSSTGTPQEPA, encoded by the coding sequence ATGTCCCGCATCCGTCGTCACTGGCTGCCGTGGCTGGTCGTCGTGGCGGAGGTGGTCGGCTCTCTGGGCAGCAACAGCCAGGCCGACACGCGCGGGCCCGCCGTGCTCGGAGCTCTGCTGGCTCTCCTCGCGGTGCTGCCGGTCGTGCTCCAGCGCCCGCCTGCCTGGATGCCTGCCGCCTCCGCGGCGTTCGCCGCGACCTACTTCGTGGCCGGCTACGCCGAGGGGCCGATCTTCATCGCGGTGCCCGCGGTCACGTTCGCGGTCGGGCTCTCGCTGCGCACGCGTCTCTGGATCGTCTGGGCCGCCGCGGGTGCCGCCCTGGTCGCGGCCGGGGTCATGCTGCGTCCCAACGGACCACATCTCGGCGGTGGTCCGGGGCCGTGGGGGCCGGGCGCCGGCCCGGCGGGCGACCTCACCGTGTGGCAGGCCTTCGGCCAGGTGGCGCTGATCGCCGCCTGCGGCGCGGTCGCCAGCGCGCTCCGCTCCCGCAACGAGGCGCGCGCCCAGCGGCAGCGCCGGGTGGTGAGCGAGGAGCGGGTGCGCATGGCGGCAGACCTGCACGACGGCGTCGGGCACGGGCTGGCGGTGATCGCGATGCAGGCGGGTGCCGCGCTCCACGTGCTCGACCGCGACCCGGAGGCCGCTCGGCGCAACCTGGAGGCGATCCGTGCGGAGAGCAAGGAGTCTCTCGACCTGTTGCGCCGCCAGCTGGCCCGGATGACCGACGCCGCCACGACCGCCGGGCCGCGCGCACCCGAGCACGGCCTAGCGGACGTACGCGCTCTGGTCGAGCGGGTGCGCACCGGCGGGCTCGAGGTCTCGCTGCGCATCGACGCTCCAGAGGTGACGCCGGACGCCGAACGGGCCGTCTATGCCGTCATCCAGGAGGGCCTCACCAACGTGCTCCGACATGCCGAGGCGACACGCGCCGAGGTGGTCGTGCAGGTGTCCGGCGCCGATCTCGTCGTCACCGTGGGCGACGACGGCCGCGGGTCGTCCACGGGAGACGGCGCCGGTATGGGGCTCGCGGGAATGAGGTCGCGCGTCGAAGCGCTCGGCGGCACGCTGGAGGCGAGCCCGAGGCCGCGAGGCTTCCGGCTGCGGGCCTCGATCCCGTTGGCAGGATCCTCGACAGGAACACCACAGGAGCCGGCATGA
- a CDS encoding nitroreductase family deazaflavin-dependent oxidoreductase, which produces MTTETKKKPGTPGRLSRWMQHRANARLIRKVRDGKGTFWGMDVLVLHTVGRRSGQQRETPLAWFDDGSGSRVVVASGGGSHHPDWHANLFANAAEAAYELPGEEPIAATPERLEGEERERVWQVVAKASPQIAKYQAKSDRVYPLIRLSAR; this is translated from the coding sequence ATGACAACAGAGACGAAGAAGAAGCCCGGTACGCCCGGGAGACTGTCCCGCTGGATGCAGCACCGCGCGAACGCGCGGCTGATCCGCAAGGTTCGTGACGGGAAGGGCACCTTCTGGGGCATGGACGTCCTGGTGCTGCACACCGTCGGACGCCGCAGCGGTCAGCAGCGGGAGACGCCGCTGGCGTGGTTCGACGACGGGTCGGGCAGCCGGGTCGTGGTCGCCTCGGGCGGCGGCAGCCATCACCCCGACTGGCACGCCAACCTGTTCGCGAATGCTGCGGAGGCTGCGTACGAGCTTCCGGGGGAGGAGCCGATCGCCGCCACCCCCGAGCGCCTCGAGGGTGAGGAGCGTGAACGGGTCTGGCAGGTCGTGGCGAAGGCCTCGCCGCAGATCGCGAAGTATCAGGCCAAGTCCGACCGGGTCTACCCGCTGATCCGTCTCTCGGCGCGGTGA
- a CDS encoding methionine ABC transporter permease has translation MLTALHTDTRLGELWPDIWQATGETLLMVALTIAIGGLLGLVLGLGLYLTRRGGLYQNVAVSAVLNLLVNFFRPIPFIIFIAAVQPAARLVVGTGIGTPAVVFSLILASMFGIARIVEQNLVTVPPGVVEAARAMGASRARIAATVVVPEALAPIILGYTFAFVAVVDMSAVAGLISGGGLGSFAQTFGYRQYDPTVTWVCVVILVALVQVVQLLGNTLSARILRR, from the coding sequence ATGCTGACCGCTCTCCACACCGACACCCGCCTCGGCGAGCTGTGGCCGGACATCTGGCAGGCCACCGGCGAGACGCTGCTCATGGTCGCGCTCACCATCGCCATCGGCGGCCTCCTCGGGCTCGTCCTCGGCCTGGGCCTCTACCTGACCCGCAGGGGCGGTCTGTATCAGAACGTCGCCGTCTCGGCCGTGCTCAACCTGCTCGTCAACTTCTTCCGGCCGATCCCGTTCATCATCTTCATCGCCGCCGTCCAGCCGGCCGCCCGCCTGGTCGTCGGCACCGGCATCGGCACACCGGCCGTGGTGTTCTCGCTGATCCTGGCCTCGATGTTCGGCATCGCCCGGATCGTCGAGCAGAACCTCGTGACCGTACCGCCGGGCGTGGTCGAGGCGGCCCGAGCGATGGGAGCCTCGCGGGCTCGCATCGCGGCGACGGTGGTCGTGCCGGAGGCCTTGGCCCCGATCATCCTGGGTTACACCTTCGCCTTCGTCGCGGTGGTCGACATGTCGGCCGTCGCCGGCCTGATCTCCGGTGGCGGGCTGGGCAGCTTCGCTCAGACCTTCGGCTACCGTCAGTACGACCCGACGGTGACCTGGGTGTGCGTGGTCATCCTGGTCGCTCTGGTGCAGGTCGTCCAGCTGCTCGGCAACACGCTCTCGGCGAGGATCCTGCGCCGCTAG
- a CDS encoding ABC transporter ATP-binding protein, with translation MNELVVETDGLTKRYGDRLAVDRVSMTVMRGEVYGFLGPNGAGKTTTLRMMLGLIRPTAGSASVLGLPAGRPEVTERIGALIEGPGFYPYLNGRDNLRTMARYQGLPATEVDRVLEMVDLTDRAKDALKGYSLGMKQRLGVAAAMLGSPDLLVLDEPTNGLDPAGMADMRSLVVSLAAAGQTVILSSHILAEVQEICDRVGVINDGRLLRESTVAELRGGATLRVRATPEDAALAALMRIAGDEGVRRIGNETLEVDLPATDAPEIVRHLVAHSIDVHEVTVAERSLEDVFFEMTGTTTPGEELVS, from the coding sequence ATGAATGAACTCGTGGTTGAGACCGACGGGCTGACCAAGCGGTACGGCGACAGGCTTGCCGTCGACCGGGTCAGCATGACCGTCATGCGCGGCGAGGTGTACGGCTTCCTCGGCCCCAACGGGGCGGGCAAGACCACCACCTTGCGGATGATGCTCGGCCTGATCCGGCCCACCGCCGGATCGGCCAGCGTCCTGGGTCTGCCCGCCGGGCGGCCCGAGGTCACCGAGAGGATCGGCGCCCTGATCGAGGGCCCCGGCTTCTATCCCTACCTGAACGGCCGCGACAACCTGCGCACGATGGCGCGCTACCAGGGGCTGCCCGCTACCGAGGTCGACCGGGTGCTCGAGATGGTCGACCTGACCGACCGGGCCAAGGACGCCCTCAAGGGCTACTCGCTCGGCATGAAGCAGCGCCTCGGCGTCGCCGCCGCGATGCTCGGGTCGCCCGACCTGCTCGTGCTCGACGAACCCACCAACGGGCTCGACCCGGCCGGCATGGCCGACATGCGGTCGTTGGTCGTCTCGCTGGCGGCCGCGGGCCAGACGGTCATCCTCTCGAGCCACATCCTCGCCGAGGTGCAGGAGATCTGTGACCGCGTCGGGGTGATCAACGACGGTCGCCTGCTGCGGGAGTCCACCGTGGCCGAGCTGCGAGGCGGGGCGACCCTGCGCGTGCGGGCCACGCCCGAGGACGCCGCCCTGGCGGCCCTCATGCGGATCGCCGGCGACGAAGGCGTACGCCGCATCGGCAACGAGACGCTCGAGGTCGACCTGCCCGCCACCGATGCCCCAGAGATCGTGCGTCATCTGGTGGCCCACTCGATCGATGTCCACGAGGTCACCGTCGCGGAGCGTTCCCTGGAGGACGTGTTCTTCGAGATGACCGGCACCACCACTCCGGGAGAGGAGCTCGTGTCATGA
- a CDS encoding IS481 family transposase, with amino-acid sequence MSHATHANAALTPRARLRLARLVVEHGWPPARAAERYDVSWRTAKKWAERYRYEGPAGMLDRSSAPHHQPNLTPAPVVRKIVHLRWKQRLGPVQIADRLNMASSTVHAVLVRCRINRLAHIDRATGEPIRRYEHDKPGDLIHVDVKKLGKIPDGGGWRYLGKQQGDKNRSTTAKRTGGPKNKHRQPLIGTCYLHTVIDDHSRVAYVEAHDDETSQTAVAVLKNAVAWFAARGVTVQRVISDNGSCYKSHLWRETCADLGITPKKTRPYRPQTNGKIERFHRTLAEGWAFKKFYNSESARLAALPGWVHQYNHHRPHSAIGKAAPITRLNNLAGHHS; translated from the coding sequence GTGTCCCACGCTACCCATGCCAACGCTGCCCTGACCCCTCGCGCCCGGCTCAGGCTTGCGCGTCTCGTCGTTGAACACGGCTGGCCGCCGGCCCGCGCTGCTGAGCGTTATGACGTCTCGTGGCGTACCGCGAAGAAGTGGGCCGAGCGTTACCGCTACGAAGGTCCGGCTGGGATGCTCGACCGGTCCTCAGCGCCGCACCATCAACCCAACCTGACCCCGGCTCCGGTCGTGCGCAAGATCGTGCATCTGCGGTGGAAACAACGCCTCGGGCCGGTCCAGATCGCCGACAGGCTCAACATGGCTTCCTCGACCGTGCACGCCGTGCTCGTGCGGTGTCGGATCAACCGTCTCGCCCACATCGACCGGGCCACCGGTGAGCCGATCCGCCGCTACGAACACGACAAGCCCGGCGACCTGATCCACGTCGACGTCAAGAAGCTCGGCAAGATCCCCGACGGCGGCGGCTGGCGCTACCTCGGCAAACAGCAGGGCGACAAGAACCGCTCCACAACAGCCAAACGCACCGGTGGACCCAAGAACAAACACCGTCAACCACTGATCGGAACCTGCTACCTACACACCGTGATCGACGACCACTCCCGCGTGGCCTACGTCGAAGCCCACGACGACGAGACCAGCCAAACCGCTGTCGCGGTCCTCAAGAACGCGGTCGCCTGGTTCGCCGCCCGCGGCGTCACCGTCCAGCGTGTCATCAGCGACAACGGCAGCTGCTACAAGTCCCACCTATGGCGCGAAACCTGCGCAGATCTAGGCATCACGCCGAAGAAGACCAGGCCCTACCGGCCACAGACCAACGGGAAGATCGAACGCTTCCACCGCACCCTGGCCGAGGGATGGGCATTCAAGAAGTTCTACAACTCCGAATCCGCCCGACTCGCCGCCCTGCCAGGATGGGTCCACCAGTACAACCACCACCGGCCCCACTCAGCAATCGGGAAAGCCGCACCCATCACCAGATTGAACAACCTGGCTGGGCATCACAGCTAG